From one Planococcus citri chromosome 3, ihPlaCitr1.1, whole genome shotgun sequence genomic stretch:
- the ATPsynC gene encoding ATP synthase lipid-binding protein, mitochondrial, whose protein sequence is MYVARIIAPAVRSAMMSNSGNTFARPLSSFLSQSHSFSAMQNSAVSQQSQISPIVSSPAVRAFQTSAVSRDIDSAAKFIGAGACTVGIAGSGAGIGSVFGSLIIGYARNPSLKAQLFSYAILGFALSEAMGLFCLMMAFLILYAF, encoded by the exons atgtatGTAGCCAGGATAATCGCCCCAGCTGTCAGATCAGCT ATGATGTCCAATTCCGGAAACACTTTCGCCAGACCGTTGTCGAGTTTCCTTTCCCAAAGTCACTCGTTCAGCGCCATGCAAAACAGCGCTGTTTCACAACAAAGTCAAATCTCCCCAATT gTTTCATCTCCCGCTGTACGTGCTTTCCAAACTAGCGCCGTTTCTAGAGATATCGACTCCGCTGCCAAATTTATCGGTGCTGGTGCCTGCACAGTCGGAATCGCCGGATCAG GTGCTGGTATCGGATCAGTATTCGGTTCCTTGATCATCGGTTATGCCAGAAACCCATCTTTAAAAGCCCAACTTTTCTCGTACGCTATCTTAGGTTTCGCCTTATCCGAGGCTATGGGTCTGTTTTGTTTGATGATGGCGTTCTTGATCTTATACGCATTTTAA
- the LOC135841708 gene encoding probable myosin light chain kinase DDB_G0279831 — protein MSTMQNASTMSSICNTREPLWAEDFIDLSEFCQPSTIPTKMEDLADEHVTSPISSTVHDHGFDYSLEVNDGLDNTIEDTFWCMGSPIDAMQEELCDPISDWLSVTSKETNNNSNTNNNNHIGILNDNPCSRSQIYNIGDTLLNSTFTSSVPKIALAPAPSGSSAALTTAYHHHHHHQQQRKDHHVNLLSSPPLQPDTTFFDSILNMSDVPSSNDHLPLESLYQKSTRTNAPASAAALFATEKIPDTTFTTNAFRSSHQQSIAAAAPQSSSSSPPLIVAEDTRAPAAPVLNRVTAADTSVSSPCSVQSPSITQSNLNTNLDSSMEKHTASGIINRRNVKLKLKMEETPRTSCSLNTPEMLQPLVTKNSEFDLVSFVFDENKPSLPFDVSSLHNNNNSSSSSNNVATKDTISAISGAGTETTFATTTVVVPKTSPINIKIEPKEEQIDEPQQQSNTTTDNRIGVKRAYETDDSYDFETSSKRSRRYSNVSQLDLDDLTQLESEKYRELRNRNNEASRRSRANRKSREVEMRDHASKLESENRRLKVKAEEMEKLVKRLRNCLMQLVLKRR, from the exons ATGTCGACAATGCAAAACGCATCAACGATGTCCAGCATTTGCAACACTCGAGAGCCTTTATGGGCGGAGGACTTCATCGATCTTTCGGAGTTCTGTCAGCCATCCACCATACCCACCAAAATGGAGGACTTAGCGGATGAACACGTTACTTCGCCAATCAGCAGCACAG TTCATGACCATGGCTTTGATTACTCATTGGAAGTGAATGACGGTTTGGATAATACAATCGAAGATACATTTTGGTGTATGGGATCGCCTATCGATGCCATGCAAGAAGAACTGTGTGATCCGATATCTGATTGGCTGTCAGTGACGTCTAAAGAAACCAACAACAATTCAAATACAAACAACAACAACCACATCGGTATCTTGAACGATAATCCTTGTTCGCGTTCGCAAATCTATAACATTGGCGACACGTTGCTAAATTCGACGTTTACATCATCCGTTCCTAAAATCGCCCTTGCCCCCGCCCCTAGTGGATCTTCGGCTGCTCTAACGACGGCataccatcatcatcatcatcatcaacaacaACGTAAAGATCACCACGTGAATTTACTATCTTCACCTCCTCTGCAACCAGACACGACgtttttcgattcgattttgAACATGAGTGACGTTCCATCTTCAAACGACCACTTACCACTTGAAAGTTTATACCAAAAATCGACCAGGACGAACGCCCCGGCCTCGGCGGCGGCGTTATTCGCTACGGAGAAAATACCAGATACCACGTTCACGACGAACGCGTTTCGCAGTAGTCATCAGCAGAGTATAGCAGCAGCAGCGCCGCAGTCTTCTTCGTCGTCGCCTCCTTTGATCGTCGCCGAAGATACCAGAGCGCCTGCTGCCCCTGTATTGAATCGAGTCACCGCCGCCGATACATCGGTATCTTCACCGTGTAGCGTACAGTCTCCGTCGATCACGCAGTCGAATCTGAATACCAATCTGGATTCGTCGATGGAGAAACACACAGCTAGCGGTATAATTAATCGACGAAACGTTAAGTTGAAGCTGAAAATGGAAGAAACGCCGAGAACGTCGTGTAGTCTGAATACTCCGGAAATGCTACAACCTCTGGTCACGAAAAATTCCGAATTCGATTTGGTCTCGTTTGTATTCGAT GAAAATAAACCGTCGTTGCCATTCGACGTATCGAGTTTGCACAACAATAATAATTCATCATCTTCATCGAATAACGTAGCCACCAAAGATACGATTTCGGCGATATCCGGTGCTGGTACAGAAACAACGTTCGCCACGACCACGGTAGTCGTTCCAAAAACCAGTcctataaatataaaaatcgaACCGAAAGAAGAGCAAATCGACGAGCCGCAACAGCAGTCCAATACGACGACCGACAACAGAATCGGCGTGAAAAGGGCCTACGAAACGGACGATTCGTACGATTTTGAGACGTCGTCTAAACGCAGCAGACGATACTCGAACGTCAGCCAATTAGATTTAGATGATTTGACCCAATTGGAATCGGAGAAGTACAGAGAATTGCGCAACAGAAACAACGAAGCGTCCAGGAGGAGCCGAGCGAATCGTAAAAGTCGCGAAGTAGAAATGCGAGATCACGCCTCAAAATTAGAATCCGAAAATCGAAGATTAAAAGTAAAAGCCgaagaaatggaaaaactgGTGAAAAGATTGAGGAATTGTCTTATGCAGCTGGTATTGAAACGAAGATAA
- the LOC135839079 gene encoding juxtaposed with another zinc finger protein 1, whose protein sequence is MAVFKLNICKFNNCDLIFNNLENLIRHIETNHINYDPKIIEQFETQQPTCLPLSYVLKFFADQNTEENSESKLKQTLLSPKSTGNSNIHASENTEIQAEDANNNDTSKSDSWVAVKTANNGRVIKNVCKVKKTFKCHCGKTYGTSQSLRKHAIQCHNAAVITAQVKEILQQGSESGTVNGLVQPYQSIQLKQISNAGTPLKTLVVSTKPTTTVQTSQSASIQSPQRLMIQLSDISSITSSS, encoded by the exons ATGGCCGTCTTTAAGTTGAATATTTGCAAGTTTAACAATTGTGATTTGATATTTAATAATCTAGAAAACCTGATACGACACATTGAAACGAATCATATAA ATTATGATCCTAAGATAATAGAGCAATTCGAAACACAGCAGCCCACATGTCTTCCTTTGAgctacgttttgaaatttttcgctgATCAGAACACAGAGGAGAATAGCGAATCTAAACTCAAGCAAACTCTACTTTCTCCGAAATCCACTGGAAATTCGAACATTCATGCCTCGG AAAACACCGAAATCCAAGCTGAAGATGCGAATAACAACGATACCTCGAAATCCGACTCGTGGGTAGCTGTAAAAACAGCCAACAATGGTAGAGTCATAAAAAACGTCTGCAA GGTTAAAAAAACCTTTAAATGTCACTGCGGTAAAACCTACGGTACTAGTCAAAGCCTTCGAAAGCATGCAATCCAATGCCACAACGCTGCAGTGATTACAGCCCAAGTGAAAGAGATCCTCCAACAAGGCTCCGAATCCGGTACGGTGAATGGACTAGTCCAACCGTACCAGTCGATCCAGCTGAAGCAGATATCCAATGCTGGAACACCTTTGAAGACTTTAGTCGTATCTACGAAACCGACCACGACAGTACAAACTTCTCAGTCTGCGAGTATCCAGTCGCCTCAACGACTGATGATCCAATTATCGGATATTAGCTCAATTACGTCTTCTTCTTGA